One region of Syntrophobacter fumaroxidans MPOB genomic DNA includes:
- a CDS encoding hydrogenase iron-sulfur subunit has product MSETFEPKILAFLCNWCAYAGADLAGVSRFQYPPTIRVIRTMCSGRVDPLHVVEGLKSGFDGVFVFGUHLGDCHYLEGNVYTAKRMKIVELLLGLSGMDRNRMQLRWVSAAEGQIFADFVTELSKVIQDLGPFDPEENKLRLAAVEGALNSPRLRWLIGMDRQITERENVYHAKLDENTYQELLRTAAEEEYQKALILEVLRDGPQSVRDISGKTGLPVYTVSQRLSDVEKTGQAEFCGYEGTTPKFIRLAA; this is encoded by the coding sequence ATGAGTGAAACGTTCGAGCCGAAAATCCTGGCCTTTTTGTGCAACTGGTGCGCCTATGCGGGCGCGGACCTGGCGGGTGTGTCCCGATTCCAGTATCCGCCGACCATCCGCGTGATACGCACCATGTGCTCGGGCCGCGTGGATCCGCTCCACGTGGTGGAAGGGTTGAAGAGCGGTTTTGACGGGGTGTTTGTTTTTGGCTGACACCTTGGTGACTGCCATTACCTGGAAGGTAATGTTTATACGGCCAAGAGGATGAAGATCGTTGAGCTGCTGCTGGGGCTTTCCGGCATGGACCGCAACCGGATGCAGCTGCGATGGGTGAGCGCCGCGGAGGGACAGATTTTCGCCGATTTCGTGACCGAGCTGAGCAAGGTCATCCAGGACCTCGGGCCTTTCGATCCTGAGGAAAACAAGCTTCGCCTGGCGGCCGTGGAGGGAGCCCTGAATTCACCGCGATTGCGCTGGCTGATCGGCATGGACCGGCAGATCACCGAACGGGAGAACGTCTACCACGCAAAGCTCGACGAGAACACGTACCAGGAGCTGCTCCGGACGGCCGCGGAAGAGGAATACCAGAAGGCCCTGATCCTGGAAGTGCTCAGAGACGGACCGCAGTCGGTGCGGGACATCTCCGGCAAGACCGGTCTGCCGGTCTACACCGTGTCCCAGCGCCTGAGCGACGTCGAGAAGACCGGGCAGGCGGAATTCTGCGGCTATGAAGGCACCACCCCCAAATTCATCAGGCTGGCGGCATAA
- a CDS encoding CoB--CoM heterodisulfide reductase iron-sulfur subunit A family protein — protein MKNKNELKPVTGAVMVVGGGIAGVQSALDLADSGFYVYLVEKSPSIGGVMAQLDKTFPTNDCSMCILSPKLVEAGRHLSIQLITKAEVEKVEGEAGDFTVTVREQPRYVDSSKCIACGVCAEKCPKKVDDLFNEGLGKRKAAYVKYPQAVPLKYVIDEDNCIYFKSGKCRACEKFCPAGAVDFSQKARDHVIKVGSLILAPGFQPFEPAVYDTYGFGKYPNVITSMQFERILSASGPFEGHLVRPSDGKAPQKIAWLQCVGSRDIHRGAHGYCSGVCCMYAIKEAVIAKEHAHGDLDTAIFFMDMRTYGKEFERYYNRAKTETGVRFIRSRIHSIEPAGAGSHDLKLEYVDDGGVARSEEFDMVVLSVGLEVSRDIRDLAARLGIELNEDGFAAASDFAPVETSRPGIFVSGAFSGPKDIPYSVMESSAASAASAALLAASRNSLTKEKTYPDENPVSGEETRIGVFVCHCGINIGSVVDVPAVRDYARSLPLVAYVADNMFTCSQDTQKLIRDAIVEHKLNRIVVAACTPRTHEPLFQETIREAGMNRYLFELANIRDQDSWVHQAEPEKATQKAKDLVRMAVAKVALLEPIEKLRVELNQSALVIGGGVAGMSAALNLADQGFKTFLVEEKNELGGHALKVRKTWRGEEVGPFVARMRDRVLNHENIEALVGARILDVQGFIGQFNTTVQVDGSERNLEHGVTVLATGAHSLKPEEYLYGRSERVTRWHELQKLFDEKPGELERAEAVAFIQCVGSREPERPYCSKICCTASVQEAIELKTLKPDLDVFILYRDLRTYGQREELYRKAREQGVLFIRYSVDEKPLVETIPGSEKLRITVRDHVLGRPVQIDVDYLNLATAIIPKGQETLAKFFKVPLNEDGFFLEAHMKLRPVDFATDGVFIAGLAHYPKPIEESIAQAQAAAARAASVLAKPFVEVAPVVSVVDQEACIGCGLCEALCPFGAIRLHKVIGKGFRAETISASCKGCGVCSASCPQKAIDMKHFRDRQIVAAIRAGGQRG, from the coding sequence ATGAAGAACAAGAATGAATTGAAGCCAGTCACCGGCGCAGTGATGGTGGTGGGGGGCGGTATTGCGGGCGTGCAATCGGCCCTCGATCTCGCGGATTCCGGCTTTTACGTCTACCTGGTGGAGAAAAGCCCATCGATCGGCGGGGTTATGGCCCAGCTGGACAAGACGTTCCCGACGAACGACTGTTCAATGTGTATCCTCTCGCCCAAGCTCGTCGAAGCGGGTCGTCATCTCAGTATTCAACTGATCACCAAGGCGGAAGTCGAAAAGGTGGAAGGGGAAGCCGGCGATTTCACCGTGACGGTGAGGGAACAGCCGCGGTACGTGGATTCGAGCAAATGTATCGCCTGCGGCGTTTGTGCCGAGAAATGCCCCAAGAAGGTCGATGACCTGTTCAACGAAGGGCTTGGAAAGCGTAAGGCCGCGTACGTCAAGTACCCGCAGGCCGTGCCGCTCAAGTATGTCATCGATGAGGACAACTGCATCTATTTCAAGAGCGGGAAATGCCGGGCCTGCGAAAAGTTCTGCCCCGCCGGCGCCGTCGATTTCTCCCAGAAGGCCAGGGACCACGTCATCAAGGTCGGTTCGCTCATTCTGGCTCCCGGCTTCCAGCCCTTCGAGCCCGCCGTGTACGATACTTACGGGTTCGGCAAGTACCCCAACGTGATCACCAGCATGCAGTTTGAGCGTATCCTGAGTGCTTCGGGCCCGTTTGAAGGACATCTGGTCCGGCCGTCCGACGGGAAGGCGCCCCAAAAGATCGCCTGGCTGCAGTGCGTGGGCTCCCGCGATATCCATCGGGGAGCGCACGGTTACTGTTCGGGCGTCTGCTGCATGTATGCCATCAAGGAGGCCGTCATCGCCAAGGAGCATGCCCACGGCGACCTGGACACGGCCATATTTTTCATGGACATGCGCACCTACGGGAAGGAGTTCGAGCGCTATTACAATCGGGCGAAGACGGAAACCGGAGTGCGCTTCATCAGGTCCAGGATTCACAGCATCGAGCCAGCCGGGGCCGGGTCGCACGATCTGAAGCTGGAGTATGTCGACGACGGCGGCGTGGCCCGGAGCGAAGAATTCGACATGGTGGTTTTGTCCGTCGGCCTGGAGGTCTCCAGGGACATCCGCGATCTCGCGGCCAGGCTGGGCATCGAGCTCAATGAAGACGGTTTCGCCGCGGCCAGCGACTTTGCCCCCGTGGAAACCTCCCGTCCCGGGATCTTCGTCAGCGGTGCGTTCTCGGGACCCAAGGACATCCCTTACTCGGTCATGGAATCCTCCGCAGCATCCGCCGCGTCGGCTGCCTTGCTTGCGGCTTCCCGTAATTCGCTCACCAAGGAAAAGACCTATCCGGACGAAAATCCGGTCTCGGGAGAAGAAACCCGGATCGGCGTCTTCGTTTGCCATTGCGGGATCAATATCGGCAGCGTGGTCGACGTTCCCGCGGTCCGCGATTACGCCAGGAGCCTGCCGCTCGTGGCTTATGTGGCGGACAACATGTTCACCTGCAGCCAGGACACGCAGAAACTCATCCGCGATGCCATCGTGGAACACAAACTGAACCGGATCGTCGTGGCCGCCTGTACGCCGCGCACCCATGAACCGCTCTTCCAGGAAACCATCCGGGAAGCCGGCATGAACCGTTATCTCTTCGAGCTGGCCAACATCCGCGACCAGGACTCCTGGGTCCACCAGGCGGAGCCCGAGAAGGCCACGCAAAAGGCCAAAGACCTGGTTCGCATGGCCGTGGCCAAGGTGGCCCTGCTCGAGCCCATCGAGAAGTTGCGGGTGGAGCTGAATCAGTCGGCCCTGGTGATCGGCGGGGGCGTGGCGGGGATGAGCGCGGCTCTGAACCTGGCCGACCAGGGATTCAAAACGTTCCTCGTGGAAGAAAAGAACGAACTGGGCGGGCACGCCCTGAAGGTCAGGAAAACCTGGCGCGGAGAGGAAGTCGGTCCCTTCGTGGCCCGGATGCGCGACCGCGTTCTGAATCACGAAAACATCGAAGCGCTGGTCGGTGCCAGGATCCTGGACGTCCAGGGTTTCATCGGGCAGTTCAACACCACCGTGCAGGTGGACGGGAGCGAGCGGAACCTGGAGCATGGCGTGACCGTCCTGGCCACGGGCGCTCACTCTCTCAAGCCCGAGGAATACCTCTACGGTCGAAGCGAGCGCGTGACTCGGTGGCACGAGTTGCAGAAGCTCTTCGATGAGAAGCCCGGGGAACTGGAGCGGGCGGAGGCCGTGGCCTTCATTCAATGCGTGGGGTCTCGCGAGCCCGAGCGGCCTTACTGTTCGAAGATCTGCTGCACGGCTTCCGTTCAGGAAGCCATCGAGCTGAAGACTCTCAAACCCGATCTGGACGTTTTCATCCTCTATCGCGACCTGCGTACTTACGGGCAGCGGGAGGAACTCTACCGGAAGGCACGGGAGCAGGGTGTGCTCTTCATCCGGTATTCGGTCGACGAGAAACCCCTGGTTGAGACGATCCCCGGCTCGGAGAAACTGCGGATTACCGTGCGCGACCACGTGCTCGGCAGGCCCGTGCAGATCGATGTGGACTACCTCAACCTGGCCACTGCCATCATCCCCAAGGGCCAGGAAACGCTCGCCAAGTTCTTCAAGGTGCCCCTCAACGAGGACGGGTTTTTCCTCGAGGCGCACATGAAGCTGCGCCCCGTGGATTTTGCCACGGACGGCGTGTTCATTGCCGGTCTGGCGCATTATCCGAAACCGATCGAAGAATCCATCGCCCAGGCTCAGGCGGCCGCCGCGCGCGCGGCGAGCGTCCTGGCCAAGCCTTTCGTGGAAGTCGCCCCCGTGGTTTCCGTAGTCGACCAGGAAGCATGCATCGGCTGCGGGTTGTGTGAAGCCTTGTGCCCCTTTGGCGCCATTCGGCTCCACAAGGTGATCGGAAAGGGATTCCGCGCCGAAACGATTTCGGCTTCCTGCAAAGGCTGCGGAGTCTGCTCCGCGTCATGCCCCCAGAAGGCCATCGACATGAAGCACTTCCGCGACCGGCAGATTGTGGCCGCCATACGGGCGGGAGGTCAAAGAGGATAA
- a CDS encoding carboxypeptidase M32 has protein sequence MRPRKAYEWLLSHSREIACLESMRSLLIWDQRVCMPAGGHSHRAVQFGALAELLSARTTDPKIGEMLERVEESRLVEDRLCPEAVNVREWRRSFDRAVKVPRTLAVELARAAAEGELAWEVFRPRNDWKSFMPYLKRIVELKRNEASLLDSGNEFYDALLNDYEPGETAENIEPLFGVLKEALLRILHCIENSNVTPDRERFPRHYPEPAQEALAREAVRLTGYDFNCGRMDPAAHPFTATMGPGDVRITTRYDTSCFGMAFFSALHETGHGLYDQGLDSGHWGTPMGRAASMGIHESQALTWENWVGRSLGFWEFFYPRACRFFPHLAESSLESFHLMVNDVRRSLIRTEADEVTYNLHVMLRFELELALIRYAVEVRDLPELWEHKTREYLGLSVPDHSRGLMQDIHWAEGSIGYFPVYVLGNLYAAQLFARAEDELGDLDASFSRGEFAPFIDWLRSNVHLHGSRYRPRELLKAVTGEDLNPKYFIAYLVRKYGALYGFDMSSVRAARRPEKLCKTDSPAPACTK, from the coding sequence ATGAGGCCCCGGAAAGCGTATGAGTGGCTGTTGTCTCACAGCAGGGAGATCGCCTGTCTGGAATCGATGCGCTCTCTGCTGATCTGGGATCAGCGGGTGTGCATGCCGGCGGGAGGCCATTCCCATCGCGCGGTCCAGTTCGGCGCCCTTGCCGAGCTGCTGTCGGCCAGGACGACCGATCCAAAGATCGGAGAGATGCTCGAGAGGGTGGAGGAATCGCGGCTGGTGGAGGATCGGCTGTGTCCCGAAGCCGTCAACGTTCGCGAATGGAGGAGGAGCTTCGACCGGGCGGTGAAAGTGCCGCGCACGCTCGCGGTGGAACTGGCCAGGGCGGCGGCTGAGGGGGAATTGGCCTGGGAGGTTTTCAGACCGCGCAATGACTGGAAGTCATTCATGCCGTATCTGAAAAGGATCGTGGAGCTCAAACGCAACGAAGCGAGCCTGCTCGATTCCGGGAACGAATTCTACGACGCATTGCTCAACGACTACGAACCGGGAGAGACCGCGGAAAACATCGAACCCCTGTTCGGGGTGCTCAAAGAGGCGCTCCTGCGGATTCTGCACTGCATCGAGAACAGCAACGTGACGCCTGACCGGGAGAGATTCCCGCGGCACTACCCGGAGCCCGCTCAGGAAGCGCTCGCCAGGGAGGCGGTCCGGCTGACGGGCTACGACTTCAACTGCGGTCGAATGGACCCGGCCGCGCATCCGTTCACGGCCACCATGGGTCCGGGAGACGTCCGAATAACGACGAGATACGACACGTCCTGCTTCGGCATGGCGTTTTTCAGCGCCTTGCACGAGACGGGACACGGTTTGTACGACCAGGGGCTCGATTCCGGGCACTGGGGGACTCCCATGGGGCGCGCGGCGTCCATGGGGATTCACGAATCCCAGGCGCTCACCTGGGAAAACTGGGTGGGCCGGTCCCTGGGATTCTGGGAATTCTTCTATCCGAGGGCCTGCAGGTTCTTTCCGCACCTGGCGGAATCCTCCCTGGAATCCTTTCACCTCATGGTCAACGATGTGCGGCGCAGCCTGATAAGGACCGAGGCCGACGAGGTGACTTACAACCTTCACGTGATGTTGCGTTTCGAACTGGAACTGGCGCTCATTCGATATGCCGTCGAGGTGCGTGATCTGCCGGAATTGTGGGAGCACAAAACCCGGGAGTATCTCGGGCTGTCCGTACCCGATCACAGCCGCGGCCTGATGCAGGACATCCACTGGGCCGAGGGGTCCATCGGGTACTTTCCCGTCTATGTGCTGGGGAATCTTTACGCAGCCCAGTTGTTTGCCCGGGCGGAGGACGAACTGGGAGATCTCGATGCGTCTTTCTCACGGGGGGAGTTCGCACCGTTTATCGACTGGCTGCGATCGAACGTGCATTTGCACGGCAGCCGTTACAGGCCGCGGGAACTCTTGAAAGCGGTCACCGGAGAGGATTTGAATCCCAAGTACTTCATCGCCTACCTTGTGCGCAAGTACGGGGCACTCTACGGATTCGACATGTCGAGCGTGCGAGCCGCGAGGCGGCCCGAAAAATTGTGCAAGACCGATTCTCCGGCGCCGGCATGCACAAAATAG
- a CDS encoding tyrosine-protein phosphatase — MTEDRNPPAEKTDRILDLHNHILPGLDDGADDWPQSLAMARLAVDDGVSGIVCTPHWISGFYDNTAEMVLDRLESFRRKLAEERIPLSVYPGSELRLDADLAGKIKSREVLTINDTGRYALIEFPDRFLPGNMDHVFWQLQSNEITPVLSHPERHGHLMRNAPLIYRWVEMGVLVQITSASLLGRFGSEVRRFSVLLMSHNLAHILATDAHGLHVRTPRLSDGLSAAVSIVGEESARRMVDETPWSIIRGEPVRLPDPVPLRKASVDSPLRRFFSLFGVHPH, encoded by the coding sequence ATGACCGAAGACAGAAACCCGCCGGCTGAGAAGACCGATCGCATCCTTGATCTGCACAATCATATCCTGCCGGGACTCGACGACGGAGCCGACGACTGGCCGCAGAGCCTGGCCATGGCACGGCTGGCGGTGGACGACGGCGTTTCGGGCATCGTCTGCACCCCGCACTGGATTTCCGGCTTCTACGACAATACGGCGGAGATGGTTCTCGACCGCCTGGAATCCTTCAGACGCAAGCTCGCCGAAGAACGGATTCCCTTGTCGGTGTACCCGGGCTCCGAACTGCGCCTGGATGCCGACCTGGCGGGCAAGATCAAGTCCAGAGAGGTGCTCACTATCAACGATACGGGGCGATATGCGCTGATCGAGTTCCCCGACCGATTTCTGCCGGGCAACATGGACCATGTTTTCTGGCAGCTGCAATCCAATGAAATCACGCCGGTCCTGAGCCATCCCGAGAGGCATGGGCACCTGATGCGCAATGCACCGCTCATCTATCGCTGGGTGGAGATGGGAGTCCTCGTCCAGATCACGTCGGCAAGCCTTCTCGGGCGATTTGGAAGCGAGGTGCGGAGGTTTTCCGTTCTCCTCATGTCTCACAACCTCGCTCATATCCTGGCAACGGATGCGCACGGCCTCCATGTGCGCACTCCCCGGCTCTCCGATGGCCTGAGCGCCGCCGTGTCCATAGTGGGCGAGGAATCGGCGCGCCGGATGGTCGACGAGACGCCCTGGAGCATCATCCGGGGCGAGCCCGTGAGACTGCCCGACCCAGTGCCCCTGCGCAAGGCATCCGTCGATTCCCCGCTGAGAAGATTTTTTTCCCTGTTCGGCGTGCATCCTCATTAG
- a CDS encoding sugar phosphate isomerase/epimerase family protein, with amino-acid sequence MKFAFSSNGFLRHSLKDTIRILADIGYQGIEIMADVPHAYPTQLSAAGRKQIRAALREHRMEISNVNAFMHHADGDTYHPSWIEKDAGERKRRVEYTLNCIDLARDLGARTISTEPGGPLDGITREEGFRFFREGLAAVEERARKKRVRILIEPEPGLLIENSRQFLELFRLLDPEVFGLNFDIGHFFCVGEDPQALIPKMKSMIGHFHLEDIAASRIHHHLMPGEGAIDLPAVLEAVRGIAFEGYVTVELYTYVDNAVEAARDAFRYLRKVIS; translated from the coding sequence ATGAAATTTGCCTTCAGCTCCAATGGATTCCTCAGGCATTCCCTCAAGGATACCATCCGCATCCTGGCGGATATCGGATACCAGGGCATCGAAATCATGGCGGACGTGCCCCACGCCTATCCGACGCAACTCAGCGCCGCCGGACGGAAGCAAATCCGGGCGGCGCTACGCGAACATCGCATGGAAATATCCAACGTCAACGCCTTCATGCATCATGCCGACGGGGATACCTATCATCCGTCCTGGATAGAAAAGGATGCCGGGGAGAGAAAGAGACGGGTGGAGTACACTCTGAATTGCATCGATCTGGCGCGGGATCTCGGTGCCCGCACAATTTCCACCGAACCGGGCGGCCCGCTGGACGGGATCACCCGCGAAGAGGGGTTCCGATTCTTTCGGGAAGGGCTTGCCGCCGTCGAGGAAAGAGCCCGCAAGAAAAGGGTCCGGATTCTCATCGAACCGGAACCGGGCCTGCTCATCGAAAACAGCCGGCAGTTCCTGGAACTGTTCCGCCTGCTCGACCCGGAGGTGTTCGGATTGAATTTCGACATAGGCCATTTCTTCTGCGTCGGTGAAGACCCTCAGGCGCTCATTCCGAAAATGAAAAGCATGATCGGGCACTTCCACCTCGAGGACATAGCGGCGTCGCGCATACACCATCACCTGATGCCGGGGGAGGGAGCCATCGATCTCCCGGCGGTCCTCGAAGCCGTTCGCGGCATCGCATTCGAAGGATACGTCACGGTGGAGCTCTACACCTATGTGGACAATGCGGTGGAAGCGGCCCGCGACGCCTTCCGTTACCTGCGGAAGGTGATTTCCTGA
- a CDS encoding sugar phosphate isomerase/epimerase family protein, whose product MPGLSFSTNAFVRFSVCEAVERIAAIGFDGVEVLADVPHLFAGRRLDPELAGLKAVLRRSGIRAANVNANTAVGYYGGCFWEPLFEPSLANPDPDARKWRIEYSKRCVEIAHELECPNVSVTSGRMVPGTLPSESLELLKDSLEAVLRCGEAHGVRIGMEYEPGLLVERCGELEALMRALDSPWFGANLDLGHSHVLGEEPEFVVRSLGARIFHVHIEDIARRKHYHLIPGLGEVDFAALFRILDDNRYDGFITVELYTYPHQPEEAATRSLAHLRPLIHEKPQVDP is encoded by the coding sequence ATGCCGGGGCTTTCCTTCAGCACCAACGCGTTCGTTCGCTTTTCCGTCTGTGAAGCGGTGGAGCGCATCGCGGCGATCGGATTCGACGGAGTCGAGGTCCTGGCGGATGTGCCCCACCTGTTCGCAGGCCGGCGACTCGATCCCGAGCTTGCCGGGCTCAAGGCGGTCCTCCGTCGCTCCGGCATCCGCGCGGCGAACGTGAACGCAAACACGGCCGTGGGGTATTACGGCGGGTGTTTTTGGGAGCCCTTGTTCGAGCCTTCGCTGGCGAACCCGGACCCGGATGCGAGAAAATGGCGAATCGAGTATTCAAAGCGATGCGTCGAAATCGCACATGAACTGGAATGCCCGAACGTGAGCGTGACCTCCGGTCGAATGGTTCCGGGGACACTCCCCTCGGAATCGCTCGAACTGCTGAAGGACTCACTCGAAGCCGTTCTTCGGTGCGGAGAAGCCCATGGAGTCCGAATCGGCATGGAATATGAGCCGGGGCTTCTCGTGGAACGGTGCGGGGAGCTGGAGGCGTTGATGCGGGCGCTGGATTCTCCCTGGTTCGGCGCAAACCTCGACCTGGGGCACAGCCATGTTCTGGGCGAAGAGCCGGAATTCGTGGTCCGTTCCCTGGGGGCTCGGATTTTTCACGTGCACATCGAGGACATCGCGCGGCGAAAGCACTATCACCTGATTCCAGGGCTGGGGGAAGTCGATTTCGCGGCCCTGTTCCGAATCCTCGACGACAACCGCTACGACGGGTTCATTACCGTGGAGCTCTACACCTATCCGCACCAGCCCGAAGAAGCGGCCACCCGGTCTCTGGCCCATCTCCGACCACTCATTCACGAAAAACCACAGGTCGACCCATGA
- a CDS encoding inositol-3-phosphate synthase, producing the protein MKSRKVGVWLIGALGSISSMVVAGAAALRRGLAAPTGMVSVLEPFGRLDLAGVDRLVFGGCDIRAGSLRDEAWAFAEKTGALDQRILQQVEEDLLETDRHVGVGTVRNCGDAIRRMASSVDSPRVSVWEEIVRIAEQLRSFKRKTGADIVVVVNLASTEPPLAIDERHLEPDALERSIERNESEAVRASTIYAYAAIREGCPYVNFTPSNGALPPALVRMAEARGVPVMGNDGKTGETLVKSALAPLFVCRNLEVLSWEGFNILGNMDGAVLENSANRESKIKTKDGVLSRILGYTPHSRVRIDYVPSLDDQKTAWDFVHFRGFLGTKMTVQFIWQGYDSLLAAPLVIDLVRFAEFAARNGESGLMPHLASYFKEPLGVDEYRLQQQFEMLLDYARAFSGRKGLDGPSRKSATGVN; encoded by the coding sequence ATGAAAAGCAGGAAAGTCGGCGTCTGGTTGATCGGGGCGTTGGGGTCCATCTCCAGCATGGTGGTGGCGGGAGCGGCGGCCCTGCGGCGCGGCCTGGCCGCTCCGACGGGAATGGTGAGCGTTCTCGAACCGTTCGGGCGCCTGGACCTGGCGGGCGTGGACCGGCTCGTGTTCGGGGGATGTGACATCCGTGCCGGGAGCCTGCGCGACGAGGCGTGGGCTTTTGCGGAAAAGACCGGGGCGCTCGATCAGCGGATCCTGCAGCAGGTTGAGGAGGATCTGCTCGAGACCGATCGCCACGTCGGGGTGGGCACCGTCCGCAATTGCGGTGATGCGATCCGCCGCATGGCTTCCTCCGTCGATTCCCCCCGGGTTTCCGTGTGGGAGGAAATCGTCCGTATCGCGGAACAGCTTCGAAGCTTCAAACGAAAGACCGGAGCGGACATCGTGGTGGTCGTCAACCTGGCGTCCACCGAACCGCCCCTGGCCATTGACGAACGACACCTGGAGCCGGACGCCCTCGAGCGGAGCATCGAGCGGAACGAAAGCGAGGCCGTGAGGGCGAGCACCATCTATGCCTATGCCGCGATTCGCGAGGGATGTCCCTATGTGAATTTCACTCCGTCCAACGGCGCTCTGCCACCCGCCCTGGTGCGCATGGCCGAAGCAAGAGGGGTCCCCGTTATGGGCAATGACGGGAAGACGGGCGAAACCCTGGTCAAATCGGCACTCGCGCCGTTGTTCGTGTGCCGGAATCTCGAGGTCCTGAGCTGGGAGGGGTTCAATATTCTGGGGAACATGGACGGCGCCGTTCTGGAAAACTCCGCGAACCGGGAGTCCAAAATAAAGACCAAGGACGGCGTCTTGTCCAGAATCCTCGGGTACACGCCGCACTCTCGGGTCCGCATCGATTACGTGCCTTCTCTGGACGATCAGAAAACGGCCTGGGATTTCGTGCACTTCCGGGGATTCCTGGGGACGAAGATGACCGTGCAGTTCATTTGGCAGGGCTACGACTCGCTCCTGGCGGCTCCCCTGGTCATCGACCTGGTGCGTTTCGCGGAATTTGCCGCGAGGAACGGCGAATCGGGGCTCATGCCGCATCTTGCCTCATACTTCAAAGAACCGCTGGGTGTCGATGAATACCGTCTCCAGCAGCAATTTGAAATGCTGCTGGACTACGCCCGGGCGTTTTCAGGCCGTAAAGGCCTCGATGGTCCCTCCCGGAAATCGGCGACCGGAGTGAATTGA
- the queF gene encoding preQ(1) synthase: protein MPIDGYSSLTQLGRQAGVPANPDEAVIETFANPHPGTNYTVRLTAPELTTICPITGQPDFATLIVDYVPRDRLVESKSFKLFLGSFRNLGTFHEDCTAYIHKRLSDALDAAFLRVVGLWNARGGITIDCVVQTGELPSNCALLPLGRTDYRTGRI from the coding sequence ATGCCCATCGATGGCTATTCATCACTGACTCAACTGGGACGGCAGGCCGGCGTGCCCGCCAATCCGGATGAGGCCGTTATCGAGACGTTCGCCAATCCGCATCCGGGAACAAACTACACGGTCCGCCTCACCGCTCCGGAATTGACGACCATCTGCCCCATTACGGGACAGCCTGATTTTGCCACCCTGATCGTCGACTACGTTCCGAGGGACCGGCTGGTCGAAAGCAAGTCGTTCAAGCTTTTCCTGGGAAGTTTCCGGAACCTGGGGACTTTCCACGAGGACTGCACGGCCTATATTCACAAGCGTTTGAGCGATGCCCTCGATGCCGCGTTTCTCCGGGTGGTCGGCCTGTGGAACGCCAGGGGGGGTATCACCATCGATTGCGTCGTGCAGACGGGCGAACTGCCCTCGAACTGTGCCCTGCTGCCCCTGGGCAGAACCGACTACCGGACGGGCAGGATATAG
- the queC gene encoding 7-cyano-7-deazaguanine synthase QueC: protein MGQEHRRKAVVLFSGGIDSTTCLAVAKAEGFEAYALSFFYHQRHGVEVEAARRSAPALGAREHLVLELPLDRIGGSALTGHEEVPKDVPVEKMSDRIPATYVPARNTIFLSFALAWAEVLGAADIFIGVNALDYSGYPDCRPEYIAAFERMANLAIRETVEGRMRIKVHTPLIRLTKGEIIKRGLELGLDYSLTHSCYDPDARGLACGHCDSCILRKKGFMEAGIPDPTRYVRD from the coding sequence TTGGGACAGGAACATCGTCGCAAAGCCGTGGTGCTCTTTTCAGGGGGCATCGACTCCACCACCTGCCTTGCCGTTGCCAAGGCGGAGGGATTCGAGGCTTACGCGTTGAGCTTCTTCTACCACCAGAGGCACGGGGTGGAGGTGGAGGCCGCCCGGCGTTCGGCACCCGCCCTGGGGGCAAGGGAACACCTCGTGCTGGAGCTGCCGCTGGATCGGATTGGAGGGTCCGCTCTGACCGGCCATGAGGAAGTTCCCAAAGACGTTCCCGTCGAAAAGATGTCGGACCGTATTCCGGCAACCTATGTGCCGGCCCGGAATACCATCTTTCTGTCCTTTGCGCTGGCGTGGGCGGAGGTGCTCGGCGCCGCGGACATATTCATCGGCGTCAACGCGCTCGACTATTCGGGGTACCCCGACTGCCGCCCGGAATACATTGCCGCCTTTGAAAGGATGGCCAACCTGGCGATCCGGGAAACCGTGGAAGGCAGAATGCGCATCAAGGTCCATACCCCGCTCATTCGTCTGACCAAGGGGGAGATCATCAAGCGCGGTCTTGAGCTCGGCCTCGACTACAGCCTGACCCATTCCTGCTACGATCCCGACGCCCGGGGACTGGCCTGCGGACACTGCGACAGTTGCATTCTCAGAAAGAAAGGATTCATGGAAGCAGGAATACCGGACCCGACGCGCTACGTTCGGGATTGA